TTTCCATCTGCGATCCGCATTTTTGCGAGGTTCATAATTAGCAGACAAATCCAGTCTGTGAAAATCGGGTAGGCGGTACGAGTTTCGGGCAGAGTACAGATCTACATTGTAGTCATCAAACTCATAGCGACCTACGGGTAAAGTAAACGGCCTACCAGTAGAATAAGTAAAGCTGGCTCCTACAGACCATTGCGGGCTGACGCTGTAGTTTGCTACTGCATTGGCTACATGCCGACGGTCATAGCTAGCCGGAAAAACCTTATCCTGGTTGACTTCTGGTATGTCAAGCTCCGTTTTTGAGAGGGTATAACTTATAAAACCTGTCATTTTACCTTTCATTTTCTGCAAGTAAAACTCCATGCCGTAGGACTCACCCTTACCCTGACGGTACTCTGCCGGAGCATCATTGTTAAGCAACAGACTAGCATTATCCGCAAATTCAGTGATGTCATTCATCTGCTTGTAATAAGTCTCTAAGGATACGGCATAGGTATTATCCTTAAAGTTCTGGAAGTAACCTACTGCAAACTGATCAGCCATTTGCGGGTCCAGATAAGGCGAGCTGGGCGTCCAGGTATTAAAGGGTACGGGCACTGTAGAGTTAGATAACAGATGGATATACTGTACCATACGGTTGTATGAAATTTTCACAGAATTATCGTTGCCCAACAGATAACGAGCACTGAAACGAGGCTCCAGATTAGCAAATGTCTTGATAGGCTCCATAGCACCATATTTTGTAGAGTCTGTGATGCTTACGTTCAGATTATCAGGATAGCCCCTTTCATTTTTAGCATACTCGTAGATTGTAGTCTTTCCCACATTCTGGAAGGCGGATAGTCTGAGTCCATAGAGTAGAGAAAGCCTTTGCGTTAGCTGATGTTCATTACTGGCGTAGATAGCGTAATCTGTCGCATACATTTTGTCCATCTCTATGGTGCGGTAAAAGGAGTCTTCGCTACCGGGCTCTATTTTGCCAGGAGCAAAGCTTCTGTAAGAAGCTTGTAGCCCAAAAGTGAGAATATTGCTGGTATTGAGGAAGTAGTTAAAATCCTGCTTCAGAGAGAACTCTCTTAAGTTAGCTTTCCAGTCGAACTCTGAGGCTTCTTCGCTGCTTTGCAGCTTGTAATCCATCTGGCTGGCAATAATGGTAGTATTAGAAAACAGTTTTTCGCTAAAAAGATGATTCCACCGGAAGGTTCCCGTCATGTTTCCCCAATCAAAAGAGAAAGCATCGTTGAGTTTAAAGGCATCTCTACCCACATAAGTTGCCAGGAAAAAACGGTTTTTGTTATCAGGCTTCCAGTTGAGTTTAGCATTGATATCGTAGAAATACACTTTGTTTTCTTTAACGTCTTCATCAGGTGACATTTTTAAAAAAATGTCAGCATACGAACGACGGGCAGAAAGTAGAAAAGAGCTTTTATCCTTAATAATAGGGCCTTCCAGCATTACCTTACTAGCCAGCGTACCAATAGAACCTGAGCCAGAAAGCTGTTGGTTGTTTCCATCTTTAGTCCTTACTTCCAGTATAGAAGATAATCTACCTCCAAATTGAGAGGGTATTCCCCCTTTATATAGCTCTGAATCTTTGATTACATCTGCATTGAAGACTGAAAACAATCCAAAGAAGTGTGAAGGGTCATAAATTGGAGCTTCATCTATCAGTATTAAATTTTGATCTGCTCCTCCTCCTCTTACAAAATAGCCGGAGGTACCTTCACCAGCGGAGATTACGCCGGGCATCATTTGTACGGTTTTAATAATATCGGGCTCACCAAATAAGGCAGGTGTCTTCTTCACCAGATCCATGTCTATATCGTTGCGGCTCATTTCTATACGCTCTACATTCTTAAATTCATCTGCTCTTTCTTCAGTAATAACAACTTCCTGCATCTCTACCACTGAAGGGTTCAGAGACATATTCAATTCCAGATTACTATTAAGCGCTACTGTTTTGGTGACTGTCTTAAAACCTACATAGCTGTACTCAATTTCGTAAGTACCTTCCGGCAAGGACAAGGCATAAAAACCATAAACGTTAGTAACTACGCCCATGCCACTACCCTGAATCATTACGGTTACGCCAATAAGCTCCTCACCATTGGTCGCATCTTTTACATAGCCGTTGAGTGTAAATTTCTGCTGGGCCTGGCTATTCAGTATTATACCGAAGAGCAGCATCAGTGATAAGTAAATCACTTTTTTCATATGCCTGGGATATTGTTGGAACTTCACAGTTAATTTTGGTTTGGGGTTAAATTTGAGTTTACTGATGAATGATTGTTCTTACATTAGCTTATACAGCTCAGTGAAAGCCTACCCTACCTCCCTCAAAAAATTTTCTTTTAATATTTCTGTTTGTCCGACAATTTTGCCCACTCAACTCTTTAATAGCACCATTCATCTAAATACAGAAGGCATGTAGTTCTTAATTGCATAGATTAAGCATACACCTGAACTACTTTGGCATGAAGAGCTTTAGAAACGATACTTTATTATCCAGCTTAGTGGCGTTGGGGATATGCGGCGCTCTGCTGATTATTGGTTCTTTGCTGCTCTTTCCTGACACACAACTAATGTTAGAAGAGACAGATAGCTCAGGGGCTTTCAGTCACTCTCAGAAACCTACAGATACCTTATCTACCTTAAATGATAGCAGTACTTTTTTTCAGAAGTCAGTGGAATGGGTAGAACATCAGCTTCCTGATTTTAGCAGAAAGTAAAAACTGAGCCTGTATTTTATTAGATTTGTGCATATAGTACAGCACTATCGCTGTAATTGTGACTACACAGACCTTTTGAAATTCAGATTATGAAAAAAGTACTTTTTCTGGATCGTGATGGCACCATCATCATAGAACCTGAAGACAAGCAGATAGACTCGTTAGAAAAGCTGGAGTTTTTGCCCAAAGCAATATCTAATCTTCGTAAGCTCGCCGAAGAGACAGATTACGAATTTGTGATGGTAACTAATCAGGATGGTTTAGGTACAGATTCTTTTCCGGAAGATACTTTTTGGCCGGCACACAATAAGATGCTCCATATCCTTGAGGCAGAAAATATCACTTTCAAAAAGATACATATAGACCGCAGCTTTGGTCACGAAAATAAGGATACTCGTAAGCCAGGAACGGCTATGCTTACCGAGTACATGAATAATGAGGAGTATGACCTGGCTAACTCTTACGTGCTGGGCGATCGCCTTACCGATGTGCAACTGGCAAAAAACCTGGGTACTAAAGCTATTTACATCTCCGAAGAAAAGTCTGAAGATGCTGAATTAAGTACAACTGATTGGGATAAGATTTATGCTCACTTGCGCCTCCCCGCTCGTACTGCCGAGGTTCGCCGTACTACTAAAGAAACTGATATAGAAATACACCTAAACCTAGATGGGCAGGGAAAAACAGAGATTCATACTGGACTTGGCTTTTTTGACCATATGCTAGACCAGTTAGGTCGTCACTCAGGAGCAGACCTGAAAGTACAGGTAAAAGGGGATTTACATATAGATGAACATCATACCATAGAGGACACTGCACTTGCCTTGGGAGAGGCTTACCGCAAGGCTATAGGGGATAAAAAAGGCATTATGCGATATGGTTTTCTGCTACCCATGGATGAATCGTTGGCGCAGGTAGCCATAGATTTTGGAGGTCGCCCCTGGCTAATCTGGGAAGCAGAATATAAAAGAGAAAAGATTGGCGATATGCCTACTGAAATGTTTTACCATTTTTTCAAATCATTCTCAGATACTTCATTAAGTAACATTAACATTAAGGTAGAAGGCAATAACGAACATCACAAGATTGAAGCAACGTTCAAAGCTTTGGCTAAAGCGATTAAGATGGCTGTAAGCCGTGACCTGAACAACTTGGATAAGTTGCCAAGTACCAAGGGGGTATTATAAAACAAAAACGCTCAGAGATATAAACTGAGCGTTCTTTTTCACTTTGTGGTTGAATTTTCCTTCCCTACTTCCCAAATGCTTCTCTTCCGTAGTCAAGATTAGTACTATATACCGGAAGGCTAACTTTTATTAGTGCAAAAAAGCCCTGCCCCTTCACACTTGGCCTTGAGCCTATTTCTGCGCCATAAGCCCAGCTTAATTCGCGATTGTACTTACCCTCTATTCCCAGACGGAAACCTATCTTGCTGGTCTCTACA
This window of the Porifericola rhodea genome carries:
- a CDS encoding TonB-dependent receptor: MKFQQYPRHMKKVIYLSLMLLFGIILNSQAQQKFTLNGYVKDATNGEELIGVTVMIQGSGMGVVTNVYGFYALSLPEGTYEIEYSYVGFKTVTKTVALNSNLELNMSLNPSVVEMQEVVITEERADEFKNVERIEMSRNDIDMDLVKKTPALFGEPDIIKTVQMMPGVISAGEGTSGYFVRGGGADQNLILIDEAPIYDPSHFFGLFSVFNADVIKDSELYKGGIPSQFGGRLSSILEVRTKDGNNQQLSGSGSIGTLASKVMLEGPIIKDKSSFLLSARRSYADIFLKMSPDEDVKENKVYFYDINAKLNWKPDNKNRFFLATYVGRDAFKLNDAFSFDWGNMTGTFRWNHLFSEKLFSNTTIIASQMDYKLQSSEEASEFDWKANLREFSLKQDFNYFLNTSNILTFGLQASYRSFAPGKIEPGSEDSFYRTIEMDKMYATDYAIYASNEHQLTQRLSLLYGLRLSAFQNVGKTTIYEYAKNERGYPDNLNVSITDSTKYGAMEPIKTFANLEPRFSARYLLGNDNSVKISYNRMVQYIHLLSNSTVPVPFNTWTPSSPYLDPQMADQFAVGYFQNFKDNTYAVSLETYYKQMNDITEFADNASLLLNNDAPAEYRQGKGESYGMEFYLQKMKGKMTGFISYTLSKTELDIPEVNQDKVFPASYDRRHVANAVANYSVSPQWSVGASFTYSTGRPFTLPVGRYEFDDYNVDLYSARNSYRLPDFHRLDLSANYEPRKNADRRWKTSWNFAIYNAYNRKNAFTIYTRSVEDEEGKAVSPSKKEAVMVYLFPILPSISYKITF
- the hisB gene encoding bifunctional histidinol-phosphatase/imidazoleglycerol-phosphate dehydratase HisB, which encodes MKKVLFLDRDGTIIIEPEDKQIDSLEKLEFLPKAISNLRKLAEETDYEFVMVTNQDGLGTDSFPEDTFWPAHNKMLHILEAENITFKKIHIDRSFGHENKDTRKPGTAMLTEYMNNEEYDLANSYVLGDRLTDVQLAKNLGTKAIYISEEKSEDAELSTTDWDKIYAHLRLPARTAEVRRTTKETDIEIHLNLDGQGKTEIHTGLGFFDHMLDQLGRHSGADLKVQVKGDLHIDEHHTIEDTALALGEAYRKAIGDKKGIMRYGFLLPMDESLAQVAIDFGGRPWLIWEAEYKREKIGDMPTEMFYHFFKSFSDTSLSNINIKVEGNNEHHKIEATFKALAKAIKMAVSRDLNNLDKLPSTKGVL